The genomic region GGGAATTGCGTTGCCAATTACAGAGAAGAGGTAGGATTGCAACCAGGGCATCTTCTCAATAAACAGGGCATAGGGAATGGAGCCACGCAGTTCCAGAATCGGCAACATGGCAAAGAAAAGGACTTTCCAGGCGCCGGGCCAGTCACGGGTCAATTCGAGAAGAAGGTCCATCAGCTCCCCACAGTGCGAGCGAGCATGGGGACAAACTGACAATCCCCCAGTTCCTCCTGATAAGCTCGATTCCCTTCCCGCCGGACTCTCAATAGTCGCTGGCGCCCATCCTTCTCCAGGGGGAGAAGAAGTTGTGCACCGTCGGCAAGTTGGTTCAGAAGTGCCTCCGGAATCTGACGAGGGGCAGCGGTCAGGAGAATGCGGTCAAAGGGAGCATCTTCAATCCAGCCTTCATAACCGTCTCCAACCCTGGACCGGATTTTTCCCTGCAGCCCCATGGCCGACCAATGGGACAAAGCATTACGATGAAGGGAAGCGATTCTCTCCACAGTCCAGACCTCTGCGCCAAGAAGGTGCAAGAGAGCCGCCTGATATCCGGAACCGGTACCGACTTCCAGCACCTTCATCCCCGCCTGAAGTTGAAGGGATTCCGTCATGAAAGCGACAACCTCCGGGTGAGAGAGCGTCTGGCCGGCGCCGATGGGGAGTGCATCTTCTCCGTAGGCACGAAGAGCAAGGGCTGATTCGGCAAAGATGTGGCGCGGAATCTCCCTCATGGCGGCCAGAACCGCCTCGGAAGCGAGCTTCCTGTCCCGGATTCTCTGGACCATCCGGTTTCTTGCTACCTGATACTCGCCATTCATGGAAGCTCCCGACTCCAGTTCTTCATCTGCGCAAGCCGCTCGTGGTTGGTTAAATCCAGAAGAAGCGGAGTGATGGAAATTTTCTTCTCCCGATGAACCGTGTAGAAGTCCGTGTACTTTTCATCTTCCCAGGTAGGCTCTTCCCCACCGATCCAGAAGTACTCCTTCTCGCGGGGATCCTTCTTTCTGATGATGACATCTCCGTAAAAGCGGCTTCCGAGGCGGGTCACTTCCACCCCCCTGACTTCATTCCAGGGAAGACTGGGGACATTGACGTTGAGAAGGGTGCCGGGGACGGTCAAGGACTCTGCTTCATTTCTTACCATTCGGGAAACATACTGCACGGCAGCCTCGAAGTTCGGTTCACGAAAACTGGTAACCGAGATCGCCATCGCAGGAATGCCGAGAATCGCAGCTTCGATGGCGGCGGCAACCGTCCCCGAGTAGTGAACGTCCTCTCCCATGTTCGGCCCATGATTGATTCCTGAAATCACCAGATCCGGCGGATTGGATTCCATGACGCCATTGAATGCCATCAGAACCGAGTCGGCGGGAGTCCCCGAAACGCTGTACACCCGATCACTCAACTTGCGGCGACGCAGGATCGTCTCCAAAGTGAGACTGTGGCTGGTGGCGCTCTGCTCGGAAGCCGGGGCTACCACCCAAAGCTCGCAAAGAGACTCCAGTTCCGCCTGGAGCGCTCGAAGGCCCTGAGCATAAATGCCATCATCGTTCGTAAGAAGTACTCGCATGCGGGCAATCTAGCAAAGGAGCAGTTTTGCGGACAGGGAAATCTGCAGGGCAATTGGACAGGACGGCAGGATCCGGGAACTCAGGATCATGGTAAGCTCGGCGGCAAGTGTGACCAGGGCTACGCTGCACCCAAGGGATAATGAAAAACCCCGCGACTTTCGCCGCGGGGTGATGGTCGGGGCGACTGGATTTGAACCAGCGACCACTTACCCCCCATGCAAGTGCGCTACCGGACTGCGCTACGCCCCGACAGGGAAGCAGTGTAGGTAAGGAAGCACTCTTTCTCAAGAGCCAATTTCAAGTTCTTTCCGAAGATCAAGAAGGCCCTCGCGAAGCTCCTTGAGCAGTTGCCTCTGGTTGGCTCTGCCGAAGGGAATTTCCAGTTGGTCCACGAGATCCCGAACCTTCCTCGTGGAGGCAAGGCGATGGCGGGCACCCTTGATCGTGTAGCCTTCTTCGTGAAGCAGTTTGCGAATGGCCAGAATCAACTCAATATCCCGTTCGCGGTAGTGCCTCTTGCCCGAGGAATTCTTCTTCGGACTCAGGCTGGGGAACTCAGTCTCCCAGTAACGAAGAACATGGGCCTTTACTCCGGTCACTTCAGAAACTTCACTGATACTCCAGTAAAGCCGTTTCACTTCCTTTGTCTTTCGGGCCTTCTTCATTTTAGGAGCTGGCGACATCGACTTCTCCCTTTCGGATTTCGTGAGCGGGATCCCGGGTCATCAGATCCCGGATTGCCTCTCTCGCATCCAGGTCCTCAAACAGGGTTGCATAGACCTTGGAAGTGATGGGCATTTCCACATTTCGGTCCAGGGACAGAGTATGGAGAGTTCTAGTGGTGTGAACGCCCTCTGAAACCTGAACCATTTCTGCCAGTATTTCCTGAAGGCTCTTCCCCTCGCCGATCTTCTGTCCGACAAAGCGATTCCTGCTGTGCTCGCTGAAGCAGGTGGTAACCAGATCTCCCACGCCAGCCAAGCCGAGCAAAGTTTCCCTGCGTCCCCCATGCGCCTCAATAAACCGACCCATCTCTGCGAGGCCGCGACTGAGGAGAGCCCCCTTGATATTGTCACCTAATCCTAACCCATCACAGATACCTGCCGCAAGGGCGATCACATTCTTCATGGCCACACCCAACTGGCTTCCCGTCAGATCATCATTCACATAAACTCGGAGATAGTCGTTGGAAATGTTCTCCTGCAGTTGCTTCCTCCTGGGAGTATCCGGGCCGGCAAGGACCAGTGCCGTCGGCATTTGCTTTGCCACCTCTTCTGCGTGACTGGGTCCGACAAGTGCAAAGATTTGCTCCGGAGAGAGACTGGCAGTATTTGCGATCGCCTCGCTAAGCGGGTGCCCTGTTTCAGGATCCAGACCCTTGGAGGCAAGAATCCAGGCCGCCTTGGGAGGAAGGGTCGGGCACTGGGAGATTCTCAGGCTTACCTCGCGGATCACCGGACTGGGAACCACGAGAAGTAAGGCATCGCAGTTCTCAAGTGCCTTCTCGAGATCCGTCGTTGCCTGAAGCTTGGCAGGCAGGGAGACCCCGGGAAGATACTTCCGGTTTTCCAACTCTTTCTGAATGGGGTGGATCTCTTCTTCCAGATGGCCCCAGAGAAAGACCTCATTGCCAGATT from Candidatus Krumholzibacteriia bacterium harbors:
- a CDS encoding MerR family transcriptional regulator, which translates into the protein MKKARKTKEVKRLYWSISEVSEVTGVKAHVLRYWETEFPSLSPKKNSSGKRHYRERDIELILAIRKLLHEEGYTIKGARHRLASTRKVRDLVDQLEIPFGRANQRQLLKELREGLLDLRKELEIGS
- the surE gene encoding 5'/3'-nucleotidase SurE — protein: MRVLLTNDDGIYAQGLRALQAELESLCELWVVAPASEQSATSHSLTLETILRRRKLSDRVYSVSGTPADSVLMAFNGVMESNPPDLVISGINHGPNMGEDVHYSGTVAAAIEAAILGIPAMAISVTSFREPNFEAAVQYVSRMVRNEAESLTVPGTLLNVNVPSLPWNEVRGVEVTRLGSRFYGDVIIRKKDPREKEYFWIGGEEPTWEDEKYTDFYTVHREKKISITPLLLDLTNHERLAQMKNWSRELP
- a CDS encoding protein-L-isoaspartate(D-aspartate) O-methyltransferase, which produces MNGEYQVARNRMVQRIRDRKLASEAVLAAMREIPRHIFAESALALRAYGEDALPIGAGQTLSHPEVVAFMTESLQLQAGMKVLEVGTGSGYQAALLHLLGAEVWTVERIASLHRNALSHWSAMGLQGKIRSRVGDGYEGWIEDAPFDRILLTAAPRQIPEALLNQLADGAQLLLPLEKDGRQRLLRVRREGNRAYQEELGDCQFVPMLARTVGS
- a CDS encoding NAD(P)H-dependent glycerol-3-phosphate dehydrogenase, with product MLKIAVIGCGSWGTALGKALLESGNEVFLWGHLEEEIHPIQKELENRKYLPGVSLPAKLQATTDLEKALENCDALLLVVPSPVIREVSLRISQCPTLPPKAAWILASKGLDPETGHPLSEAIANTASLSPEQIFALVGPSHAEEVAKQMPTALVLAGPDTPRRKQLQENISNDYLRVYVNDDLTGSQLGVAMKNVIALAAGICDGLGLGDNIKGALLSRGLAEMGRFIEAHGGRRETLLGLAGVGDLVTTCFSEHSRNRFVGQKIGEGKSLQEILAEMVQVSEGVHTTRTLHTLSLDRNVEMPITSKVYATLFEDLDAREAIRDLMTRDPAHEIRKGEVDVASS